The following are from one region of the Penaeus vannamei isolate JL-2024 chromosome 28, ASM4276789v1, whole genome shotgun sequence genome:
- the LOC113801196 gene encoding oxidative stress-responsive serine-rich protein 1 translates to MASVSDGDESPREKEGGKPTSPCPPPISDTRLVPVSDLSQALLDVTFEGTEEKCIVASIKNKSGDKSKLKSLPAESKDSTTMCEGCSRRRNDPRLPADSLRSSAIRKEPPFLEYSLANLHLSPGKKKPLLRKSKLAVLGAKYCLEVRSGCTSGVISDSVSPSKDIAKKLSVKKDTDLGVSSKISKMSSNIYVVNLGKSSPATFQVPKSGVFESLNKKTPSEDFASVSQSNKCTVTDPRGSTAKKLEFSPHGCRHRGQPKSRRALYKRRCRRRLTEGELPDLKSLSLTEVSDAGAIRSCSQQARSPDYEDVTMDELAAYLDNFLYLPKKMSHMAEMMYT, encoded by the coding sequence atGGCTTCAGTTAGCGATGGAGATGAGTCcccccgagagaaggagggaggcaagccCACGTCCCCGTGTCCCCCTCCCATTTCAGACACAAGGCTTGTGCCAGTCAGTGATCTCAGTCAGGCACTGCTGGATGTCACCTTTGAGGGGACTGAAGAAAAGTGCATTGTTGCTTCCATTAAGAACAAAAGTGGTGATAAAAGTAAGCTGAAAAGTCTGCCGGCTGAGAGCAAGGATAGTACTACAATGTGTGAAGGATGCTCACGGCGGCGCAATGACCCCAGGCTACCTGCTGACAGCCTCCGCTCCTCTGCCATTAGGAAGGAGCCGCCTTTCCTGGAGTATTCTCTTGccaacctccacctctccccggGAAAAAAGAAACCTCTGCTACGGAAAAGCAAACTGGCTGTCCTGGGTGCTAAGTACTGCCTGGAGGTGCGCAGTGGCTGTACCTCTGGTGTGATATCAGACTCTGTGAGTCCATCCAAAGATATAGCTAAGAAACTCTCAGTCAAGAAGGATACAGATTTAGGTGTTAGCAGCAAGATTTCAAAGATGTCTAGTAATATTTATGTGGTAAACCTAGGGAAATCCTCTCCAGCAACTTTCCAAGTTCCTAAGTCAGGTGTATTTGAATCCTTAAATAAAAAGACTCCGTCTGAAGATTTTGCAAGTGTGTCTCAGAGTAACAAGTGCACTGTCACCGACCCTCGGGGAAGTACGGCAAAGAAGCTGGAGTTCTCCCCTCATGGCTGCAGGCACCGAGGGCAACCCAAGTCACGACGGGCTCTGTACAAGCGCAGGTGCCGCAGGAGACTGACAGAGGGGGAGTTGCCTGACCTCAAGAGTCTGTCACTAACGGAAGTGTCGGACGCTGGTGCCATCCGCTCATGCTCACAGCAGGCACGCAGCCCTGACTATGAAGATGTGACCATGGATGAGCTGGCAGCCTACCTAGACAACTTTCTTTACCTCCCAAAGAAGATGTCACACATGGCAGAAATGATGTACACATGA